GCCCGGCACCGTCTCTTCCTGGAAATCCTGGCTGCGGTCATCGCCCGACAGACTGCCTACATGCAGGAACGTCTCCAGATGCAGAGCGATCTGGCCCCGGACCTCGGTCTGGATTGCGCCGGCCAAGATCTGGCTAGAAACAGCATCGTGGGCACGTCCAAGGCCATGGCCGGAATCATGGCCCAGATCCGCCAGGTGGCCGGCACCCGGGCTACCGTCCTCCTCCGCGGCGAATCCGGTACAGGCAAGGAGCTTCTGGCCCAGGCCATCCACAACATGAGCCCCAGATCCGGCGGCCCCTTTGTCCGCCTCAACTGCGCCACGCTCCCGGCCCACCTGGTCGAGAGCGAATTGTTCGGGCATGTGCGGGGGGCGTTCACCGGAGCGGTGGACAGCAAGCGGGGCCGTTTCGAACTGGCCGACAAGGGCACTCTGTTTCTGGACGAGATCGGGGAATTGTCGTCGGACACCCAGGCTAAGCTCTTGCGGGCCCTGCAGGAAGGGGAGATCCAACGTCTGGGCAGCGAAAAGACCACCCACGTGGACGTTCGGATCATCTGCGCCACCCACCAGAATCTCGAGGAAATGATCGAGGCCAGGTTATTCAGGGAGGATCTCTACTACCGGATCAACGTCTTTCCGGTCTTCATCCCCCCCCTGCGGGACCGGAGGGAAGACATCCTGGTCCTAGCCGAACATTTTCTGCAGTCCTTTTCCAGGGAATACGGCAAGGACATCAAGCGGATCTCGACTCCAGCCATCGACCTGCTCGTCCAGTACCACTGGCCCGGCAACGTCCGGGAACTGAGAAATTGTCTGGAGCGGGCCGTACTCCTGTGCATGGAAACGGCCATCCGGACCTATCATCTACCCCCGACCCTGCAGACGGCCGAAAGCTCGGCCTCGGAAGTGGACCTCTCTTTCGGCGAGGCCGTTTCCAAATTCGAGCAGGAGGTCATTGTCGATGCCCTGAAAAAAGCCCGGGGCAACATGCTCCAGGCCGCCCGGGATCTGCGGGCCAGCTATCGGATCATCAACTACAAGGTCAAGAAATACCGGATCGACTCCAAGAAATACCGGTAGTTCCAGACGGAAATGCCGTCGTCTCAAAACGATCGGTCAGCGGCGGTCCTTGTAGGAACCACAGCCCAGAAAGTCCTCCCCCGTGGACATCTCGTAGTACCTGATTCCCCAGCCCACGACCCGGCCCGAGCGAACGCCCACCGGGGTGAAACACTCGGGGAGTTGCAGACGCTTGCCGCCTCGAACCGTGCCGCAACCGGTCCTATATACAAGGAACTCGGTGCCGTGGACGGTTTCCGAACACCACGGGGATCCGAGCAGATCGAGGACGTTGTCCTTGGGCAGGCCGATTTCCAGACGGCCCATGTCCATTCTGACCTGGGTTTCGGTATGAATCCCGGAGGTCCGGGAAGGACCCGCGCATCCGGCCGTCAAAATTCCGGCCGCCAGCATACATGCCATGAAGACCCGAAAAACCATGTCGCCTCCCGCCCCGAACAGGGCATTGTCATTTTTTCGGCTTTGTGCCACCTCTTGTCCATGAGTCTTGCATCTCGCGCGCCACTTCAGACCGGAAGATATCGGTTGAACCAGATGGTCAAGGCGGTCCTCGTCCGCCATCTGGCCGACCTGAGCCGATTGAACCATTCGGCCTCCGAACGATCCGTGTCCCTGTACGGGATCCTCAAAAAAGACCCCATTGGCGAGTTCAGGCCCAACGAGATCGAGTCCATGCTTAAAGACGTCCAAAGATTGCCTGGAGTTCGCAGTCTGGACATCCGCCTGGAAAACTGGAACGTTTCCCCGCGGGGGACCGGCTGGGAAATCCGGGCCGTCCACCGCCGGGCGGCCGGGCCGGAACGTCTGGAAGATGTCCGCATCGACCGACCGGAGGACATCGTAAACGTCCTCCAGGACATGGGCTTTGGACTGGACCCGGAATCGGAAAAACCATGAAACCGCCCTCTGGAATCGGCTCCAAGACCGATTGCGGGCAGAAGAGAGGCCGACCATGACCTACGACATAGCCAAGCTCGACACCACCATCGAAAACCTCGGCGAGGCCAAGATCCCTTCGCCCATGCCCTTCGGGCGCTTCATTCCAAACGATCAGACCTGCCTGGTCCACATCAACAGCGAGCTCGACAAGGAATCCTGCAAGGCCCCCACCTATTGCGACTTCGAGGAGGCCGGGCCCAGGGAATTCACCTACTTCGATCCGCCCAAGACCAAATGCGCCCTGGTCACCTGTGGCGGGCTCTGCCCGGGCCTGAACGACGTCATCCGGGCCATCGTCATGGAGGCCCACCACAACTACCGGATTTCGGCCACCTTCGGCATCCAGTACGGCCTTCAGGGGTTCATTCCCAAATACGGCCACGACCTGATCGAACTGACCCCCAAGGCCGTCGCCGACATCCACGCCTTCGGCGGAACCATCCTGGCCTCCTCGCGCGGGCCCCAGCCCCCCGAGGAGATCGTCGACGCCCTGGAGCGGA
This Deltaproteobacteria bacterium DNA region includes the following protein-coding sequences:
- a CDS encoding AAA family ATPase; translation: MTLARDRFLHTLKHLLSDLDPLSPLRPGMEALLTYTAREMGYPRMALTIFDPKTNLLRCSASHGHSQTSAVSYTPGQGIVGLVQSTGQGIIVPIMAEDPRFLNLAGRRSAPELHELSYAAVPVFPAGTAQEAEVIGVLSADIPASADRSLDTLARHRLFLEILAAVIARQTAYMQERLQMQSDLAPDLGLDCAGQDLARNSIVGTSKAMAGIMAQIRQVAGTRATVLLRGESGTGKELLAQAIHNMSPRSGGPFVRLNCATLPAHLVESELFGHVRGAFTGAVDSKRGRFELADKGTLFLDEIGELSSDTQAKLLRALQEGEIQRLGSEKTTHVDVRIICATHQNLEEMIEARLFREDLYYRINVFPVFIPPLRDRREDILVLAEHFLQSFSREYGKDIKRISTPAIDLLVQYHWPGNVRELRNCLERAVLLCMETAIRTYHLPPTLQTAESSASEVDLSFGEAVSKFEQEVIVDALKKARGNMLQAARDLRASYRIINYKVKKYRIDSKKYR